The following are from one region of the Cyclopterus lumpus isolate fCycLum1 chromosome 21, fCycLum1.pri, whole genome shotgun sequence genome:
- the LOC117750035 gene encoding filamin A-interacting protein 1-like, which yields MTTPSLLSEVELLRRRVVEMEGKDEELIRMWDQCRDLDRSLARETSHCRSLKVEVDKLNVRISELDRIEEALGKSKQDCGILKGSLEREREASKVLSGELDALKVKVRELEAVEGQLGKSEAVIRQDLAKLRSLTVALVEDRKTMAEKLRQAEEKLNRKEGKRNEQSNLATMTERLREERQQALRSKADLEERIKGIAKEKYDLQDRLKTEGERNGELQSRITTMKKRLQILENRKERERYTHTSIPKNSDHHCHSEDNKVKELTVELERLQKRVRDKEVLEEELMKVENDFESLQKRFRDEQKRSHALTEELEVAKRELSRYEQAEKQEVNQEHLLLCRLQKEQVKSRLLGREVETLKQKLQKLMGTEESICRVQTDHSTLQRKLTQQEASNQELAREMKELSSELDRHGQIKTLTPGANRQRRADLRQTTKEVQTDPADSLPPDFNESSEALGGENEDEEPNHNAEVVNRQSSLVSNLNSLNSTNNMSQYSGNSVNGIDMHQAANGEVMMLTHTPGQPLQIKVTPHHILNTATLEISSPNGDAATSYTSTALIPTSGASPKQRITIIQNSSLSAVNAKSPPLSPDRTVSPLDGTPVSRALNPNPPRCATPDHGNSPVQIVTVRTCSPEPTDAANPVAYGKTPGRQNSWQPQRPGSTDTSPSIIATEDNKIHIHLGSPYSQSLNGMTHGIPQPVGPYYLRHEQRTQVLTNGCHVKGVGMITSSITISPAASSASHSSNITVSGLFD from the coding sequence ATGACAACCCCGAGCCTGCTGTCAGAGGTCGAGTTGCTGAGGAGAAGGGTCGTAGAAATGGAGGGGAAGGACGAGGAGCTGATACGCATGTGGGACCAGTGTCGAGACCTGGACCGCAGCCTGGCGAGGGAGACCAGCCACTGTCGTAGCTTGAAGGTTGAGGTGGATAAACTCAATGTCAGGATCAGCGAGTTGGACAGGATAGAGGAGGCTTTAGGTAAGAGCAAACAGGACTGTGGCATTCTGAAGGGCAGCttggagcgagagagggaggccagCAAGGTGCTGTCTGGTGAGCTTGACGCTCTGAAAGTCAAGGTGAGAGAGCTAGAGGCCGTTGAAGGCCAACTGGGAAAGAGTGAGGCGGTGATTAGACAGGACCTGGCCAAGCTCAGGTCACTGACTGTAGCTTTGGTGGAGGACAGAAAGACCATGGCCGAGAAGCTCCGACAGGCGGAGGAAAAACTCAACAGGAAGGAGGGCAAAAGAAACGAGCAAAGCAATTTGGCAACGATGACAGAGCgactgagagaggagaggcagcaggCACTGAGGTCGAAGGCAGATTTAGAGGAGAGGATTAAGGGCATAGCAAAGGAAAAATATGACCTTCAAGACAGACTAAAAACCGAAGGGGAGAGGAATGGGGAGCTGCAGAGTAGAATCACTACAATGAAGAAAAGATTACAGATCTTGGaaaacaggaaagagagagagaggtacacacacacctctattcCAAAAAACTCCGACCACCACTGCCACTCGGAGGACAACAAAGTCAAGGAATTGACCGTGGAGCTAGAAAGGCTGCAAAAGAGAGTACGAGACAAGGAGGTGTTGGAGGAAGAATTGATGAAGGTGGAAAATGACTTTGAGTCCCTGCAAAAGAGGTTTCGGGACGAACAAAAGAGGTCCCACGCTCTgacagaggagctggaggtggcAAAGAGGGAGCTATCGAGGTATGAGCAGGCAGAGAAGCAGGAGGTCAACCAGGAACATCTTCTCCTTTGCCGTCTTCAGAAGGAGCAGGTCAAGTCCAGACTATTGGGCAGAGAGGTTGAAACCCTGAAGCAGAAACTCCAGAAGCTGATGGGAACTGAGGAGTCCATCTGCAGGGTTCAGACGGATCACTCCACGCTGCAGAGGAAGCTGACCCAGCAGGAAGCCAGTAACCAAGAGCTGGCCAGAGAGATGAAGGAACTGAGCAGTGAGCTAGACAGGCACGGGCAAATCAAGACTCTTACGCCTGGTGCTAACCGACAACGCCGTGCAGACCTCCGTCAGACCACCAAAGAGGTTCAGACAGACCCCGCAGATAGCCTGCCGCCTGACTTCAACGAGTCCAGCGAGGCACTTGGTGGAGAAAACGAGGACGAGGAACCAAACCACAACGCAGAAGTCGTAAACAGACAAAGCTCTCTCGTCAGCAACCTGAACAGCTTGAACAGTACAAACAACATGAGCCAATACAGCGGCAATTCAGTCAATGGCATAGATATGCACCAAGCGGCAAACGGAGAGGTGATGATGTTAACGCACACGCCAGGGCAGCCCTTGCAGATCAAAGTAACACCCCATCATATACTCAACACGGCCACGCTCGAGATAAGCAGCCCCAATGGCGACGCCGCCACATCCTACACCAGCACGGCCCTCATACCGACAAGCGGAGCGTCGCCTAAGCAGAGAATTACGATCATCCAAAACTCGTCTCTGTCTGCGGTCAATGCTAAAAGCCCACCGTTGAGCCCCGACCGCACCGTCTCCCCGCTCGACGGCACGCCCGTCTCTCGGGCGTTGAATCCAAATCCACCGCGCTGCGCAACGCCCGACCACGGCAACTCCCCCGTTCAGATTGTGACCGTGAGGACCTGTTCTCCGGAGCCGACCGACGCTGCAAATCCGGTGGCCTACGGCAAGACGCCGGGGAGGCAGAACAGCTGGCAGCCTCAAAGGCCCGGCAGCACAGACACAAGTCCCAGCATCATCGCCACGGAGGATAACAAGATCCATATCCACCTGGGGAGCCCGTATAGCCAGTCTCTGAATGGTATGACTCACGGCATCCCGCAGCCCGTTGGGCCGTACTACCTCCGACATGAGCAAAGGACTCAAGTGCTCACCAATGGCTGTCACGTCAAAGGCGTTGGCATGATTACGAGTAGCATCACTATATCCCCCGCTGCCTCTTCAGCGTCACATTCCTCAAACATCACAGTAAGTGGCCTTTTTGATTAG